A single Pseudoalteromonas phenolica DNA region contains:
- a CDS encoding serine hydrolase domain-containing protein produces the protein MNKFILSSLVSSVMFLSSQSAMAEQDSRVETLKSYFKQCHKAQLCNGSFLVAEDGKVLYHQAMGVNHKGDTPLLTSHQFDIGSISKQFTAVAIMMLQEQGKLNFEDKVIQHIPDFPYEQITIKHLLNHTSGIADMMPYLTSLYRQGKVTASLDQNTVLDALIDQAPEAMFQPGAQWRYSNTGYVVLAILVSKISKQSYGEFLQSNIFTPLKMTQSLSRTSKTEHRLTERAYGFRQQINGTQRTFDQIPFFDIEGMGGIYSTTSDLYTWDQALHSHKLLSPKTWQAATQVTKTTDGKTKEYGFGFMLKADAFNQQKVGHSGHWRAFKSIYTRQIEDNRTIILLTNNGQDDSVDANEKAVDAILAGQTYEFIQQPISQVLYDVFKQDVSKAISAYHQLKADQAAGYDFSEGQLNDLGYVLLQEEHVQAAIAAFELNVEAFPKSPNALDSLAEALISNGQNRAATKRLKQALEIDPNFASAKQQLAKLNGSKL, from the coding sequence ATGAACAAGTTCATCCTTTCTAGCTTAGTAAGCAGTGTAATGTTTTTGAGTAGTCAATCAGCAATGGCTGAGCAGGATTCAAGAGTAGAAACATTAAAATCCTATTTTAAACAGTGCCATAAGGCGCAACTTTGTAATGGTAGTTTCTTGGTGGCCGAAGACGGAAAAGTGTTATATCACCAAGCTATGGGTGTTAATCATAAAGGTGATACGCCGCTTTTAACTTCACACCAATTTGATATTGGCTCAATTTCGAAGCAGTTTACAGCGGTCGCAATTATGATGCTTCAAGAACAGGGCAAACTTAATTTTGAAGATAAAGTGATTCAGCATATCCCTGATTTTCCGTATGAGCAGATCACCATCAAACACCTGCTTAATCATACATCTGGTATTGCTGATATGATGCCATATTTAACAAGTTTGTACCGTCAGGGGAAAGTCACAGCTAGTCTTGACCAAAACACCGTGCTAGATGCATTAATTGACCAAGCCCCAGAGGCGATGTTTCAGCCAGGCGCACAGTGGCGTTACAGTAATACGGGATATGTCGTGCTAGCGATTTTGGTGTCCAAGATCTCAAAGCAAAGTTATGGCGAGTTTTTGCAAAGCAACATTTTTACACCTCTGAAAATGACGCAGTCATTAAGCCGTACAAGCAAAACTGAACATAGATTAACTGAGCGCGCATACGGTTTTCGTCAGCAAATTAATGGCACTCAACGTACATTTGACCAAATTCCATTTTTTGATATCGAAGGAATGGGAGGGATCTATTCAACAACCAGCGATCTTTATACTTGGGATCAAGCGCTACATAGTCATAAGCTTTTAAGCCCAAAGACGTGGCAAGCAGCCACACAAGTGACTAAAACAACAGATGGCAAAACCAAAGAATATGGCTTTGGATTTATGCTAAAAGCGGATGCTTTTAATCAGCAAAAAGTGGGGCACAGTGGTCATTGGCGTGCATTTAAATCGATTTATACACGTCAAATTGAAGATAATCGCACAATTATTTTACTGACGAATAATGGGCAAGATGACAGTGTAGATGCCAATGAAAAAGCTGTTGATGCGATTTTGGCAGGTCAGACATATGAATTTATTCAGCAGCCTATATCACAAGTACTTTATGACGTGTTTAAGCAAGATGTCAGCAAAGCTATAAGTGCCTATCACCAATTAAAGGCAGATCAAGCAGCAGGGTATGATTTCTCTGAAGGTCAATTAAATGACCTAGGTTATGTATTGTTACAAGAAGAGCATGTTCAAGCTGCAATTGCAGCTTTTGAATTAAACGTTGAAGCTTTTCCTAAGTCGCCAAATGCATTAGATAGCCTGGCTGAAGCGTTAATTTCAAATGGTCAAAATAGGGCTGCGACTAAACGTTTAAAGCAAGCATTGGAAATAGACCCAAACTTTGCTTCAGCTAAGCAGCAATTAGCAAAGTTGAATGGTTCGAAGTTATAA
- the ppiC gene encoding peptidylprolyl isomerase PpiC, translating to MASTAHALHILVKHKEQAEDILKQLKKGAKFQTLAKKYSNCPTGKKGGDLGEFRRGTMVPQFDKVCFSCEVLTPQLVKTKFGWHVIKVLYRT from the coding sequence ATGGCCAGTACAGCACATGCATTACACATTTTGGTAAAGCATAAAGAGCAAGCAGAAGACATTCTTAAGCAATTAAAGAAAGGCGCTAAGTTTCAAACTTTAGCAAAGAAGTATTCTAACTGTCCGACTGGTAAAAAGGGCGGTGATTTAGGAGAGTTTAGACGCGGAACTATGGTGCCACAATTTGATAAAGTCTGCTTTTCTTGTGAAGTATTAACGCCGCAGTTGGTTAAAACTAAGTTTGGTTGGCACGTGATTAAAGTGCTTTATCGTACTTGA
- a CDS encoding LysR family transcriptional regulator encodes MENIELKWLLSFKGVYEAGSFKLAAEQLQQPTSNISRHVALLEQALNVRLFERTTRKMAVSTAGEHLYHGLSPLLIAMADTLQEVQRQGDSIAGHLKIIAPDLPFLADATAQFCALHPRIHLSYDTHLNPAEGILEGFDIVFKFARGALEDSGWVAKEILRLPSCVVAAPKLLQHYNKPRSLKALARVPCITSLSVLQGMPWRFKNGECINVTSAYKVNSGQLAKAAALNALGFAILPLTACREELQSGELLEIELPFQPEDLVLYAYYSGKKYQLAKVTEFLDFIKQSIKEQC; translated from the coding sequence TTGGAAAACATTGAGCTCAAATGGTTATTAAGCTTTAAAGGTGTCTACGAAGCTGGTAGTTTCAAACTCGCGGCAGAACAACTGCAACAACCAACATCTAACATTAGTCGGCATGTGGCTTTATTAGAACAAGCGCTAAACGTTCGCTTATTTGAAAGAACAACGAGGAAAATGGCTGTATCAACAGCTGGTGAACATCTTTATCATGGCCTTTCTCCGCTACTTATCGCGATGGCTGATACGCTTCAAGAGGTGCAACGTCAAGGAGACAGCATTGCGGGCCATTTAAAAATAATTGCACCTGACCTACCATTTTTAGCCGACGCAACGGCTCAGTTTTGCGCTCTCCACCCTAGAATCCACCTAAGTTATGACACGCATCTCAATCCCGCTGAAGGCATACTTGAAGGGTTTGATATTGTATTTAAATTTGCTCGTGGTGCCCTTGAAGACTCAGGTTGGGTTGCAAAAGAAATATTACGCTTACCTAGCTGCGTTGTAGCCGCGCCTAAATTATTACAACACTATAACAAACCACGCTCACTCAAAGCGTTAGCTAGAGTGCCTTGCATAACGAGCCTATCAGTATTGCAGGGCATGCCATGGCGCTTTAAAAATGGTGAATGCATTAACGTTACATCAGCTTATAAAGTAAATAGCGGGCAACTAGCAAAAGCAGCTGCATTAAATGCACTTGGCTTTGCTATCTTACCTTTAACTGCATGTCGAGAAGAGTTACAGTCCGGTGAGTTACTTGAAATTGAATTACCCTTTCAGCCAGAAGATCTCGTTTTATACGCTTATTACTCAGGTAAAAAATATCAACTTGCAAAAGTCACTGAGTTTCTCGATTTTATAAAGCAATCGATCAAGGAACAGTGCTAG
- a CDS encoding FAD-dependent oxidoreductase, with amino-acid sequence MKTINHIAVIGGGVSGLALAIFARKQGIKVTIFEKQSTFSTIGAGVTLWPNGSFVLEKLCGLSKFTKYAGKPSLIRQLDGHDKVVSEFDISKLNSLCGLPTFSILRRDLIYVLVQELKALKARVYFGRKVGIDDVLKLQDQFDLVVGCEGRMSSPVREVLYQRTVTPKYQGFINIIGISQCRLSQGHDIIQDYRSCNNRFGIVPINKQLCYWAAAWPCEMDRARAESSWQKEMHQRFNQWPKNVQQALNYSEAGSVKHIFVHDMDSQPFWHYKNLIMIGDAAHAALPTSGQGACQALEDAWHLSQVLKSDKALDEVLKDFYNLRISKVSHAQNIGKQVARQIFFNKESVKSSGIGVSATQLSELYMQGLG; translated from the coding sequence ATGAAAACGATAAATCATATTGCAGTTATAGGTGGAGGAGTTTCGGGTTTAGCTTTAGCAATATTTGCAAGAAAGCAAGGGATCAAAGTCACGATATTTGAAAAACAATCGACATTTTCAACAATCGGAGCAGGTGTTACTTTATGGCCAAATGGAAGCTTTGTACTAGAGAAATTGTGTGGTCTTAGTAAATTTACCAAATATGCAGGCAAACCATCTTTAATTAGGCAATTAGATGGGCATGATAAGGTGGTCAGTGAGTTTGATATTTCAAAGTTAAACTCTCTTTGTGGTTTGCCTACATTCAGTATACTTAGGCGAGATCTTATCTATGTTCTTGTACAAGAGTTAAAGGCGCTTAAAGCTAGGGTTTATTTTGGTCGTAAAGTTGGTATTGATGATGTTTTAAAGTTACAGGACCAATTTGATTTAGTGGTTGGCTGCGAAGGCCGAATGAGCTCGCCAGTTCGAGAAGTGCTTTATCAGCGTACGGTAACGCCAAAGTATCAGGGCTTTATAAACATTATCGGCATTAGCCAGTGCAGACTTTCTCAAGGGCACGATATTATTCAGGATTATCGAAGCTGCAATAACCGCTTTGGTATAGTGCCGATAAATAAACAGCTTTGTTATTGGGCTGCCGCATGGCCTTGTGAAATGGATAGAGCACGAGCGGAGAGTAGCTGGCAAAAGGAGATGCATCAACGTTTTAATCAATGGCCCAAAAATGTTCAACAGGCGCTCAACTATAGTGAAGCAGGTAGTGTGAAGCATATTTTTGTACATGATATGGACTCTCAGCCGTTTTGGCATTATAAGAACTTAATTATGATAGGTGATGCAGCCCATGCGGCCTTGCCAACTTCTGGTCAAGGAGCTTGCCAAGCACTTGAAGATGCTTGGCATTTATCTCAAGTACTAAAAAGTGACAAAGCGCTAGATGAAGTGCTCAAAGACTTTTATAACTTAAGGATATCTAAAGTAAGTCATGCTCAAAATATTGGTAAGCAGGTTGCGCGGCAGATATTCTTTAACAAAGAAAGTGTTAAAAGCTCAGGAATAGGGGTTTCTGCAACTCAATTAAGTGAGCTATATATGCAGGGGTTAGGTTAA
- a CDS encoding DUF4097 family beta strand repeat-containing protein: MNLVKPTLLFALCALTSASVFAHNGQRYTETVEKTFSADAGTQLQIENTNGKVEIEAWGKDEVLVTATIYSKDKEGRERVEVELSQRGNTIDIETHFAKQFGWNNSGYAKVDYFINVPAHIELDDVELNNGSLSIKGVTGAVNASLNNGSMVATGLAGNTRVENNNGSVKLSFSDVLTDLSDVDVESQNGSITVYFPDSIDASIKAKSNNGSISNNFGLEVDKSRSNRKTLSGEIGSGKAKVTLSSNNGSIRIKNL; the protein is encoded by the coding sequence ATGAATTTAGTTAAACCAACTTTATTATTCGCGCTTTGTGCACTGACTTCTGCAAGTGTATTTGCCCATAACGGTCAACGTTACACTGAAACTGTGGAGAAGACGTTCTCAGCAGATGCTGGCACGCAATTACAAATCGAAAATACCAATGGCAAAGTAGAAATTGAAGCTTGGGGCAAGGACGAAGTGCTTGTAACCGCAACTATCTACAGTAAAGATAAAGAGGGCAGGGAAAGGGTTGAGGTAGAGCTATCACAAAGAGGCAACACCATCGATATTGAAACGCACTTTGCTAAGCAGTTTGGCTGGAATAATAGTGGTTATGCCAAAGTAGATTATTTTATTAATGTGCCTGCGCACATTGAGTTAGATGATGTGGAGCTAAATAACGGTTCGTTATCTATCAAAGGTGTAACGGGGGCTGTTAACGCATCTTTAAATAACGGCAGTATGGTGGCGACAGGGCTTGCTGGTAATACCCGTGTAGAGAACAATAACGGGTCAGTTAAATTATCGTTCAGTGATGTGTTAACTGACCTGTCTGATGTGGATGTTGAATCGCAAAACGGGTCGATTACGGTTTATTTCCCTGATTCGATTGATGCAAGCATTAAAGCAAAATCGAATAATGGTTCAATTAGTAATAACTTTGGTTTAGAGGTAGATAAAAGCCGTTCAAACCGCAAAACGCTGTCTGGTGAAATAGGTTCTGGCAAAGCCAAAGTTACACTGTCGAGCAATAACGGCTCTATTCGTATTAAAAATCTTTAA
- a CDS encoding ABC transporter ATP-binding protein: MKALFKLFEKLGQKDSFNSQLRETAHNFAFIRQCTKEFSGWIIIAFCIALFGGVLQIVTFDFLGDLIDWLDMTHDRTQLNEKGLELTLVAFTIAVIIPLITLLKNLIFQQLLGPNLQKNTLIKLYRTLIASPASYHEEDDPGETAIVIVDTSEAIIDTVLQFCGVAGFLLAFLGALLLYIGNIDGWLVIPFIAWTSIFIALLVGRWIPNARVTNRLEAQSCAEITGKFTERFARIRTVKMLSNSQFEQKFAEKWANRHRRVVAKEFRVFSSFASMVGLLNGVLIVGTGILCLKLWTNNSLTIGEFSMVLALVYRVISLSEWCLEEFDAFFVSWGQISVGRNVINDFLEEVEHDEEEGTFRISRGKITFKNVEFGYENKAPLFSNFSLKIKPGEKVGIIGPSGAGKSSLLNMLTGIDEIEKGAIYIDGKNIEDYETGNICGEISFLNQDIGLFNQSIYNNVVFGLNHIKKADVYLALEKANALDFVLQYQDAQGRQGLDAFIGENGGQLSGGQRQRLALARAILRDKKLLLLDEANSALDPALKADFIHSLKTLMKGKTVISIAHSYDVLTMMDRIIEIKDGKIIRDGKPEEILTAVT, translated from the coding sequence ATGAAAGCACTATTTAAACTATTTGAAAAACTAGGCCAGAAAGACTCCTTTAACAGTCAGCTACGTGAGACCGCGCATAACTTTGCCTTTATTCGTCAGTGCACTAAAGAATTTTCTGGGTGGATAATCATCGCCTTCTGTATTGCTCTTTTCGGTGGCGTATTACAGATTGTGACGTTCGATTTTTTAGGCGATCTTATTGATTGGCTAGACATGACGCATGATCGTACTCAGTTGAATGAGAAAGGACTTGAACTCACACTGGTGGCCTTCACCATTGCCGTTATTATTCCTCTAATCACGCTGTTAAAAAACCTTATTTTTCAGCAACTACTCGGTCCTAATTTACAAAAGAATACCCTTATAAAGCTGTACAGAACTTTAATTGCCTCTCCTGCGAGCTATCACGAAGAAGATGACCCAGGCGAAACGGCCATTGTCATTGTCGATACCTCTGAAGCCATTATTGACACTGTGTTGCAGTTTTGTGGTGTCGCAGGTTTTTTACTGGCCTTTTTGGGGGCATTACTGCTGTATATTGGTAATATTGATGGTTGGCTTGTCATCCCTTTTATCGCTTGGACAAGCATATTTATCGCCCTATTAGTTGGCCGATGGATCCCAAATGCAAGAGTCACCAACCGCTTAGAAGCACAAAGCTGTGCGGAGATCACTGGAAAATTTACTGAGCGCTTTGCTCGGATCCGCACCGTTAAAATGCTCTCTAACTCGCAATTCGAACAAAAATTTGCTGAAAAATGGGCGAACAGACATCGCAGAGTGGTGGCAAAAGAGTTTCGCGTATTCTCAAGTTTTGCCTCTATGGTGGGTCTGCTCAATGGCGTATTAATTGTTGGCACTGGCATACTGTGTTTAAAACTCTGGACGAATAACAGTCTCACTATTGGTGAGTTTTCAATGGTTTTAGCACTCGTTTATCGTGTGATTTCTCTCTCTGAATGGTGCCTAGAAGAGTTTGATGCTTTCTTCGTGTCTTGGGGCCAAATATCAGTTGGAAGAAATGTCATCAATGATTTCCTCGAAGAGGTTGAACATGATGAAGAAGAGGGTACTTTCCGTATCAGCCGAGGCAAAATTACGTTTAAGAATGTAGAGTTTGGCTATGAAAATAAAGCGCCTTTATTCAGCAACTTCTCTTTAAAAATAAAACCTGGAGAAAAAGTGGGGATCATAGGCCCATCTGGTGCAGGCAAATCATCATTACTTAATATGCTCACCGGTATCGACGAAATTGAAAAAGGCGCAATTTATATCGATGGCAAAAATATTGAAGACTATGAAACTGGCAATATCTGTGGTGAGATTAGCTTTCTCAATCAAGACATCGGGCTATTTAATCAAAGCATCTACAACAACGTTGTATTTGGCTTAAATCACATTAAAAAAGCAGATGTATACCTAGCACTTGAAAAAGCCAATGCATTGGACTTTGTATTGCAATACCAAGATGCACAAGGTCGACAAGGACTCGATGCTTTTATTGGAGAAAATGGCGGACAATTATCAGGAGGCCAACGACAGCGTTTAGCACTTGCCAGAGCCATTTTAAGAGATAAAAAACTGCTCTTGTTAGATGAAGCAAATAGTGCTTTGGATCCTGCCCTAAAAGCCGACTTTATTCATTCTTTAAAGACACTTATGAAAGGAAAAACGGTTATTTCAATTGCCCATTCCTATGATGTGCTCACAATGATGGATCGCATTATTGAAATTAAAGATGGCAAGATTATTAGAGACGGAAAACCAGAAGAGATCCTCACCGCTGTAACTTAA
- the speE gene encoding polyamine aminopropyltransferase, which yields MTKIKWHYEQMTSGIHVALRSEKELANVETEFQDVSIFETRHLGKVMRIDDGIQVTTRGEHIYHEMMVHVPTLVHNRVKNVLIVGGGDGGSAREILKHHGVEKVVMLDIDEQIIELSREFLPEINNGAFDDPRFELRIGDGAEIIPQYSNCFDLIVLDAADPDGGASETLFTQSFFNNCLSALKSDGILVAQGGTPYFEPYMMQSMVSRLTQAFNNPAGIYMGGCFDYFGGSHAFIWATRSGTINTLSLEEIESRFNKADIQTKYYSPEAHFGSFFLSKDMREYVNQAVKCENVDQLSMPEAGDWDDYTPETSHL from the coding sequence ATGACTAAAATTAAATGGCATTATGAACAGATGACAAGTGGCATTCATGTGGCACTTCGTTCAGAAAAAGAATTGGCAAATGTAGAAACTGAGTTCCAAGACGTTAGCATCTTTGAAACTCGTCACTTAGGTAAAGTGATGCGTATTGATGATGGTATTCAAGTGACCACCCGCGGTGAACATATCTATCACGAAATGATGGTTCATGTGCCGACTTTGGTACATAACAGAGTGAAAAATGTATTGATTGTTGGCGGTGGAGATGGTGGCAGTGCACGCGAAATACTAAAACATCATGGCGTAGAAAAAGTCGTTATGCTTGATATTGATGAACAAATTATTGAGCTTAGTCGCGAGTTTTTACCTGAAATCAATAACGGCGCCTTTGACGACCCAAGATTTGAACTGCGCATTGGCGATGGCGCGGAAATTATTCCACAGTACAGTAACTGCTTTGATCTGATCGTGCTAGATGCAGCCGACCCAGATGGCGGCGCTTCAGAAACGTTATTCACACAAAGCTTTTTTAATAACTGTCTATCTGCACTTAAGTCAGATGGCATCTTAGTTGCGCAAGGTGGCACACCTTACTTCGAACCTTATATGATGCAATCAATGGTGTCGCGCTTAACTCAGGCCTTTAATAACCCTGCAGGTATTTATATGGGTGGGTGCTTTGATTACTTTGGTGGCTCTCATGCTTTTATCTGGGCAACGCGCAGCGGCACCATTAATACATTATCACTCGAAGAGATTGAATCTCGATTTAATAAAGCTGATATTCAAACCAAATACTACTCACCGGAAGCGCATTTTGGCTCATTCTTCTTATCAAAAGACATGCGTGAGTACGTAAACCAAGCAGTAAAATGTGAAAACGTCGATCAATTATCAATGCCAGAAGCTGGCGATTGGGATGACTATACACCAGAGACATCTCATCTCTAA
- the speD gene encoding adenosylmethionine decarboxylase: protein MNQSPFGSHSVQPLGQHITVDIFEASNLVGEKHIEDMMVDCANAAKATILKTHLHPFETNGGVSGMIILAESHISIHTWPEYHFAAMDIFMCGDANPELCLSVIEQCFKPKKMVINTLTRGGNVNRLGQFEPLLNPQLNTTLKTA from the coding sequence ATGAATCAATCACCTTTTGGATCACACTCTGTCCAACCTTTAGGACAGCACATCACGGTCGATATTTTTGAAGCGTCAAACCTTGTTGGCGAAAAACATATTGAAGACATGATGGTTGACTGCGCTAATGCAGCCAAAGCCACAATTTTAAAAACACACTTGCACCCATTCGAAACCAATGGTGGCGTATCAGGCATGATCATTTTGGCTGAAAGCCATATTTCTATTCACACATGGCCTGAATATCACTTCGCAGCCATGGATATTTTTATGTGTGGGGATGCAAATCCTGAACTCTGCTTATCAGTGATTGAGCAATGCTTTAAACCTAAGAAAATGGTGATAAACACGTTAACCCGAGGCGGTAATGTCAATCGCTTAGGTCAGTTTGAACCACTCTTAAACCCGCAACTAAATACAACACTCAAAACCGCATAA
- a CDS encoding HAD family hydrolase, producing the protein MNIHTQQEIKQLVVFDLDRTLLNKHSQLSPLTLQTLREMDKQGIHYTIATGRSFLSAEDIIKGHTFSLPQIYTNGVVTFCPAQQRFSFDNCLGLDETLAATEVMISNSAHPFINALNDQGERIVFHGEYKNRFEQALLEQFELSPKTRMLPLSRLNHDFQITNISMIGPRDEVITAHNNIEALNHLIAYSGQAIEHEAYRWIDVHHAKATKGTAIAKLKELLNIESIICFGDGDNDLSMFEIADECYAPENANIENKQVATAVIGHHNEDGVAKFLTKRFSL; encoded by the coding sequence TTGAATATACATACCCAGCAAGAAATAAAACAACTCGTCGTATTTGATCTTGATAGAACTTTACTTAACAAACACTCGCAGTTATCTCCGTTAACATTGCAAACACTTCGAGAAATGGACAAGCAAGGTATTCATTACACCATCGCCACAGGCAGAAGCTTTTTATCTGCAGAAGACATTATAAAGGGTCACACTTTTTCTTTACCTCAAATATATACCAATGGCGTCGTTACTTTTTGCCCTGCACAGCAGCGTTTTAGCTTTGATAATTGTTTAGGCCTCGATGAAACCTTAGCTGCAACTGAAGTAATGATATCGAACTCTGCGCACCCATTTATTAATGCACTCAACGACCAAGGAGAGCGCATTGTTTTTCACGGCGAATATAAAAACCGATTCGAACAAGCATTGTTAGAGCAATTTGAGTTATCACCAAAAACACGCATGTTGCCTTTAAGCAGACTGAATCACGACTTTCAAATTACCAACATCAGTATGATTGGCCCCCGTGATGAAGTTATTACAGCACACAACAACATTGAAGCACTCAACCATTTAATCGCTTATTCAGGGCAAGCCATAGAACATGAGGCGTACCGCTGGATAGATGTCCATCATGCCAAAGCCACCAAAGGTACTGCTATCGCGAAATTAAAAGAATTACTCAATATAGAGTCGATTATTTGTTTTGGAGATGGTGATAATGATTTAAGTATGTTCGAAATTGCAGACGAATGTTATGCACCAGAAAATGCCAATATTGAGAATAAACAAGTCGCTACCGCAGTGATTGGTCATCATAATGAAGATGGTGTTGCGAAGTTTCTAACTAAGCGATTTTCACTTTAG
- a CDS encoding LysR substrate-binding domain-containing protein, whose product MKLDLNDYYYFVHVVEKQGYTAAATALQMPKSRLSRHVAQLEARLGIRLLQRTSRHVAVTQEGKHFYEHARKLVDAMELAESAMKNTQGKLSGNAVISCSTGVAQYALGELLIEFAEQHPQLQIEQRVSNNMANLISEGVDIAIRGHSTILPDSSLIQRSIARVDWPLFASPVLLEKVTPLKDTTDLAQLNFLKVGRFNQANTINLIDSNGQNTSQTVVAKLCSEDMSTLKRAAIAGLGVTSLPNYVCKSELKSGELVRVLPQYLTQAAHLSLVMPSRLGVPAHIKALADFIRDKLPCVMN is encoded by the coding sequence ATGAAATTAGACCTCAACGACTATTACTACTTCGTACACGTCGTGGAAAAGCAAGGTTATACGGCTGCGGCTACCGCACTACAAATGCCTAAATCAAGGTTAAGCCGACATGTCGCGCAGCTTGAGGCCCGCCTTGGTATTAGACTGTTGCAACGCACTTCTCGACATGTCGCGGTGACACAAGAAGGTAAGCACTTTTATGAGCATGCTCGTAAGCTCGTTGATGCCATGGAGCTGGCTGAATCTGCCATGAAGAATACCCAAGGTAAACTCTCTGGCAACGCTGTGATCAGCTGCTCAACGGGTGTTGCGCAATACGCTTTGGGGGAGTTATTAATTGAATTCGCCGAGCAACATCCACAGTTACAAATAGAACAGCGCGTTTCAAACAACATGGCTAACTTAATCTCGGAAGGCGTCGATATAGCCATTCGAGGTCATAGCACCATTCTGCCCGACTCAAGCTTGATCCAACGTTCTATTGCGCGAGTCGACTGGCCGTTATTCGCCTCTCCAGTCCTATTAGAAAAAGTGACACCATTAAAAGATACCACCGATTTGGCTCAGCTCAACTTCTTAAAGGTTGGTCGCTTTAATCAAGCGAACACCATTAACCTCATTGATAGCAATGGCCAAAACACATCGCAAACGGTGGTAGCCAAACTTTGCTCTGAAGATATGAGCACACTCAAACGCGCAGCCATTGCTGGGCTTGGTGTAACCTCACTGCCAAATTATGTTTGTAAGTCAGAGCTTAAAAGCGGAGAACTTGTTCGTGTATTACCTCAATACCTGACACAAGCAGCGCATTTAAGTTTAGTGATGCCATCAAGGCTTGGTGTTCCTGCCCACATAAAAGCATTAGCCGACTTTATTCGTGACAAGCTACCCTGTGTGATGAATTGA
- a CDS encoding pirin family protein yields MTTYENKNETIDFSPVTGSPLNIGEGFTGLGFRHKQFNGVMDPLIMADHYTMTVPTFGAHPHAGISAVSILFEDTEGKFNNRDSLGNDFDIEAGDLYWLNAGSGAIHDEAPRPGAKIHGLQVFVNLPAKLKHHAPSSLHIKREDMPTLEELGYRVRLVLGESNGHSSQGNAVWPVTILDGYADNRAQFTHQVQSGFNTWLYAVEGDIEYKLSGHWASLKQGSSIALSFEQLQQLTLRGAASMQSHFVVMSGEPIKETFVQQGPFAMTTQQEIDDVVAKYEAGELGQIGKY; encoded by the coding sequence ATGACGACTTATGAAAACAAAAATGAAACAATTGATTTCTCACCAGTGACAGGTAGCCCCCTTAATATTGGTGAAGGCTTTACCGGTTTAGGCTTTCGCCACAAGCAATTTAACGGTGTGATGGACCCCTTGATCATGGCGGATCATTATACGATGACAGTACCCACTTTTGGCGCACACCCACATGCTGGTATTTCAGCAGTATCTATATTGTTTGAAGACACTGAGGGAAAGTTCAATAACCGTGATTCGTTGGGTAATGACTTTGATATTGAAGCGGGTGATTTATATTGGCTCAATGCCGGTAGTGGCGCAATTCATGATGAAGCACCAAGACCGGGTGCTAAAATTCATGGCTTACAGGTTTTTGTAAACCTACCTGCAAAGTTAAAGCATCATGCTCCAAGCTCATTACATATTAAACGTGAAGACATGCCAACTCTTGAGGAGCTAGGTTATAGAGTTCGTTTGGTGTTAGGTGAAAGTAATGGACACTCTTCACAAGGCAATGCCGTTTGGCCTGTAACTATTTTAGATGGCTATGCCGACAACCGTGCGCAGTTTACGCATCAAGTACAAAGCGGATTCAATACATGGCTATATGCCGTTGAGGGCGATATTGAGTATAAGTTAAGTGGTCATTGGGCAAGTTTAAAGCAAGGGTCATCTATAGCACTCTCTTTTGAGCAGTTACAGCAATTAACGTTGCGAGGTGCAGCCTCTATGCAGAGCCACTTTGTGGTGATGTCGGGTGAGCCGATCAAAGAAACGTTTGTTCAACAAGGTCCATTTGCCATGACAACGCAACAAGAAATAGATGACGTCGTGGCTAAGTATGAAGCGGGCGAGTTGGGTCAAATAGGTAAGTATTAG